One genomic window of Niveibacterium sp. SC-1 includes the following:
- a CDS encoding tape measure protein — MADRDITVRIRSEVEGDGEVNALIKEIERLAAEGGEAAPKFRALAEEIRGIASQQALIDRFAALKRETLAAGQAADQAQDKVRDLAQAMKAADAPTRQLESDFEKAKAAARASRTELELKSRALQSLRSELAQAGISTTQLAQADSRLRVEVQSVEERVGLLQVAYAEAGQAAERGAQRQQAANKQVTQSVDALGNKLQGLVTTISAVAGVSLGANLIHDAAATADAYENLAARIRLVTGEGDAFESAFAGVQQVALETNSTLEATGELFGRIAAAGKQFGIGTDAALALVRTINQAVQLSGASAEASDAAVRQLVQGLQSGVLRGDEFNSVMEQSPRLAQALAAGLNVTTGELREMAAQGALTSQVVLSALQSQSSAVQSEFEHLPATIGRAVTNLSTQWEVFIGKANEAGGVTHQVAGAITLLANNLDTVAGALLSMGKAWLAFRAFNIAAEFLGVKKAVDATAAAKLQEAAATGVATRATVANTAALGANTAAHAANATASKGVVAGVSNVTGMVGKLAGALSLLRTFSWAFLLTNLPEIGKWIGETAAKMMGYGKAIEETERQLRAQERAAQDDAAQNAELAAKQKRAQEEALGLSKAAKALVADFEEQRKKGESTADAMDKLTKAMQLGNIDGIRDAGAALDALQQKGVVTADQVRAAWAKALDGKDLQVFEANARAAFDGTEQGARRLQAALDGALDESIRRTGVSLGELTRGISDGAQQAIDNFDYLAQNVDRLKEKGIDTGRALQASLEKATATADTSAALDAVIKRWEELGRQGLITGEQLEKGLEGARAKLDALLPGINSVDEAFRTLGLKSRADLQKTAKSYQDAFNVIRNSGSTLQEQRAAFQKYAEAAIAANGGVASSTLQTQAAMLGLQVTTDSTGKSIVSAMGEGSQSTDKLTGSLNNAKVASDRLNKSISDRPSEEFNPDWRNPLSESHNDELDASLTQQERDAGLVKRDVSTSTIDYRQLGLQSGLRGDALDRFVGRFQSELESSLADFNKNMRGQGAALGGTVEANTYAREFGGAVDLARARALAYAQQKPKSEDKDSGAAAAPAAATQRSTFGLSPTRVVQIDLNVNGQTSSVYAEEGAEQDLIAALQAAKGRS; from the coding sequence ATGGCCGACCGCGACATCACCGTCCGCATCCGCTCCGAGGTCGAAGGCGACGGTGAGGTCAATGCGCTCATCAAGGAAATCGAGCGGCTGGCCGCCGAAGGCGGCGAGGCGGCGCCGAAGTTCCGGGCGCTCGCTGAGGAAATCCGGGGTATCGCCAGCCAGCAGGCTCTGATCGACCGCTTCGCGGCGCTCAAGCGCGAAACCCTCGCGGCTGGCCAGGCCGCGGACCAGGCGCAAGACAAGGTGCGCGATCTTGCGCAGGCGATGAAGGCGGCCGACGCGCCGACCCGGCAACTCGAATCGGACTTCGAGAAGGCCAAGGCCGCGGCCCGTGCCTCGCGCACCGAACTCGAACTCAAGAGCCGCGCGCTCCAGTCGCTGCGCAGCGAACTCGCGCAGGCGGGCATCTCCACCACGCAGCTCGCGCAGGCTGACAGTCGGCTGCGTGTCGAAGTGCAGTCCGTCGAAGAGCGTGTTGGGCTCCTCCAGGTTGCTTATGCCGAAGCCGGCCAGGCGGCTGAGCGCGGCGCTCAGCGGCAACAGGCGGCCAACAAGCAGGTGACCCAGTCCGTCGACGCGCTGGGCAACAAGCTGCAGGGACTGGTGACCACCATCAGTGCGGTGGCGGGCGTGAGCCTGGGCGCCAACCTGATCCACGACGCAGCGGCCACGGCCGACGCCTACGAGAATCTCGCCGCGCGTATCAGGCTCGTGACGGGCGAGGGCGATGCCTTCGAATCCGCCTTTGCCGGCGTCCAGCAGGTCGCGCTGGAAACGAACTCCACGCTCGAAGCGACCGGCGAGCTCTTCGGACGCATCGCCGCCGCAGGCAAGCAGTTCGGCATCGGCACCGATGCCGCGCTCGCACTCGTGCGCACCATCAATCAGGCGGTGCAGCTCTCGGGCGCGAGCGCCGAGGCAAGCGATGCGGCCGTGCGGCAACTGGTGCAGGGGCTGCAATCCGGCGTGCTGCGCGGTGACGAATTCAATAGCGTCATGGAGCAGTCGCCGCGTCTGGCGCAGGCGCTGGCGGCGGGCCTGAATGTCACGACGGGTGAGCTGCGAGAGATGGCCGCCCAGGGCGCGCTGACTTCGCAGGTGGTGCTCAGCGCCCTGCAAAGCCAGAGCTCGGCTGTGCAAAGCGAGTTCGAGCACCTGCCGGCAACGATCGGGCGCGCCGTCACGAATCTCTCCACGCAGTGGGAAGTGTTCATCGGCAAGGCCAACGAAGCCGGTGGCGTCACGCACCAGGTCGCGGGTGCGATCACGTTGCTGGCCAACAACCTCGACACCGTGGCCGGAGCGCTTCTGAGCATGGGCAAGGCCTGGCTCGCCTTCCGTGCCTTCAACATCGCCGCTGAGTTCCTCGGGGTCAAGAAGGCGGTGGACGCAACCGCTGCGGCAAAGCTGCAGGAGGCTGCCGCCACCGGCGTGGCTACTCGCGCCACTGTCGCCAATACCGCCGCCCTGGGTGCAAACACCGCCGCGCATGCTGCGAATGCGACGGCATCGAAGGGTGTGGTGGCCGGGGTCTCGAACGTCACGGGCATGGTGGGCAAGCTTGCTGGCGCGCTCTCGCTGCTGAGGACGTTCTCCTGGGCCTTCCTGCTCACGAATCTGCCCGAAATCGGCAAGTGGATCGGCGAGACCGCGGCCAAGATGATGGGCTACGGAAAGGCTATCGAAGAAACTGAGCGGCAGCTGCGGGCGCAGGAGCGTGCGGCTCAGGACGATGCTGCCCAGAATGCGGAACTTGCAGCCAAGCAAAAGCGCGCTCAGGAAGAGGCGCTGGGCCTGAGCAAGGCCGCCAAGGCGTTGGTGGCGGACTTCGAAGAGCAGCGCAAGAAGGGTGAGTCCACCGCTGACGCCATGGACAAGCTCACCAAGGCGATGCAGCTGGGCAACATCGATGGCATTCGCGATGCCGGCGCCGCCCTCGATGCCTTGCAGCAGAAGGGTGTCGTTACCGCGGACCAGGTGCGGGCAGCCTGGGCCAAGGCGCTCGACGGCAAGGATCTGCAAGTATTCGAAGCGAACGCACGCGCCGCGTTCGACGGCACGGAGCAGGGCGCGCGGCGGTTGCAGGCGGCCCTCGATGGCGCCCTGGACGAATCGATCCGCCGCACGGGTGTCTCGCTCGGCGAGCTCACGCGCGGCATCAGCGATGGCGCGCAGCAGGCCATCGACAACTTCGACTACCTCGCGCAGAACGTCGACCGTCTGAAAGAGAAGGGTATCGACACCGGGCGAGCGCTGCAGGCGAGCCTCGAAAAGGCGACCGCAACGGCCGACACGAGCGCCGCGCTAGACGCGGTCATCAAGCGCTGGGAAGAGCTGGGCCGCCAAGGCCTCATCACCGGAGAGCAGCTCGAAAAGGGTCTGGAGGGTGCGCGCGCGAAGCTCGATGCGCTGCTGCCAGGCATCAACTCGGTGGACGAAGCCTTCCGCACGCTCGGCCTCAAGAGCCGCGCAGACCTGCAGAAGACCGCCAAGTCCTACCAGGACGCGTTCAACGTCATCCGCAACAGCGGATCAACGCTCCAAGAGCAACGTGCGGCCTTTCAGAAGTACGCGGAGGCGGCCATCGCGGCCAACGGTGGAGTGGCCAGCAGCACCTTGCAGACGCAGGCTGCCATGCTCGGCTTGCAGGTCACCACCGACTCCACGGGCAAATCCATCGTCAGCGCGATGGGCGAGGGCTCTCAGAGCACCGACAAGCTTACGGGCAGCCTGAACAACGCAAAGGTCGCCTCCGATCGGCTCAACAAGTCCATCTCCGATCGTCCCAGCGAAGAGTTCAACCCCGACTGGCGCAACCCGCTCTCCGAGAGCCACAACGATGAGCTCGACGCCAGCCTCACGCAACAGGAGCGCGACGCCGGGCTCGTCAAGCGCGACGTGTCGACCAGCACCATCGACTACCGCCAGCTGGGGCTGCAGTCGGGCTTGCGCGGCGATGCGCTCGATCGGTTCGTCGGGCGCTTCCAGAGCGAACTTGAAAGCTCGCTCGCCGACTTCAACAAGAACATGCGCGGGCAGGGCGCCGCCCTGGGCGGCACGGTCGAGGCCAACACCTACGCCCGAGAGTTCGGCGGCGCGGTCGATCTCGCCCGCGCCCGGGCGCTCGCCTACGCACAGCAAAAGCCGAAGTCCGAAGACAAGGACAGCGGGGCGGCGGCTGCTCCGGCGGCGGCCACCCAACGCAGTACCTTCGGCCTCTCGCCCACGCGCGTGGTGCAGATCGACC
- a CDS encoding capsid cement protein: MAKNYVQPGEVIDYTPSAAVTSGQVVKVGSTLGVALVDIAANATGAVQITGVFRCPKVTTAVIAQGDPVLWDVSAGKFDAKGAAPATGDVSGPSAIAFAAAGNGATEVLIKFTGVAGTVA, encoded by the coding sequence ATGGCAAAGAACTACGTGCAACCGGGGGAGGTGATCGACTACACCCCCTCCGCCGCGGTGACCAGCGGCCAGGTGGTCAAGGTTGGCTCCACGCTTGGTGTGGCGCTGGTCGATATTGCCGCCAACGCGACGGGCGCAGTGCAGATCACGGGCGTCTTCCGCTGCCCCAAGGTCACCACCGCAGTGATCGCTCAGGGCGACCCTGTGCTGTGGGATGTGTCCGCCGGCAAGTTTGACGCCAAGGGCGCCGCCCCGGCCACGGGTGACGTCAGTGGTCCGAGTGCGATCGCCTTCGCGGCCGCCGGAAACGGCGCCACCGAAGTGCTGATCAAGTTCACCGGCGTTGCCGGCACGGTGGCGTAA